The sequence ATATCACTACTTTGCTATAGGAGAAGGCTTTATGGAAATAATTGATAATAATGTATATATAGCTGTAGATTCTGCAGAAAGAGCAGAAGACATTGATGTATTAAAGGTAAAAAAAGAAAAAGAGGAATTAGAACAACTTCTCTCTCAGAAGAAGGCAATCTCTCAGAGAGTTCAACTTTATACTTCTCTTCAAAAAGCCTTAGCAAAACTTAGGGCTGTAAAGAGCTTAGAAGAATCTAAAGGTTCCAAAGAGCAATAGATGTTGTAGATACTCCTACTGCTCCTGCATTTAAAATATCCCGTGCTTCTTCGGGAGTTCTAATTAATCCTCCTGCAATTAAAGGATAGGAAAGTTGATTTTTTAATTCTTCACCTAAATGAATAAATATAATTCCAGGTAAAATTTCAACAAAATCAGGATCTGATGTTTGCATTATCTTTACTCCTGTTGCTAAGGCGGACGAGTCTAGTACAAAAAATCTTTGTATTGCAATTAGTTCCTCTTCCTTTGCTTGTTGTATAAGGTTTGTTCTTGTAGTTATTACCCCATCAATTCCTACTACTTCTCCAAGATATCTTAACGCATATTTATCTTGGGCTAAGCCTTCTAAAAGATCAAGATGAATAAAGACTAGCTTATCATGTTTTTTAATTTCCTGAACCACATTAGGAAGGGTTAAAATATTGGTTTTTAACAGGAAAAGAACCTTAGTTTTACTTTGAAGAGCTTGAGTTAATCTATCTTCTTCTCTTACA is a genomic window of Dictyoglomus sp. containing:
- the atpC gene encoding ATP synthase F1 subunit epsilon, translated to MSKKLLHLELTTPDKVIFKGDVTYIVVPVEDGLLGILPGHINTLAHLTIGVMKIVYNNEYHYFAIGEGFMEIIDNNVYIAVDSAERAEDIDVLKVKKEKEELEQLLSQKKAISQRVQLYTSLQKALAKLRAVKSLEESKGSKEQ
- a CDS encoding glycerol-3-phosphate responsive antiterminator; this translates as MEKKIKKSDFLQILKSSPIIAAVREEDRLTQALQSKTKVLFLLKTNILTLPNVVQEIKKHDKLVFIHLDLLEGLAQDKYALRYLGEVVGIDGVITTRTNLIQQAKEEELIAIQRFFVLDSSALATGVKIMQTSDPDFVEILPGIIFIHLGEELKNQLSYPLIAGGLIRTPEEARDILNAGAVGVSTTSIALWNL